In a single window of the Maridesulfovibrio bastinii DSM 16055 genome:
- a CDS encoding GatB/YqeY domain-containing protein, whose protein sequence is MTLLEQIEKDYIVAYKAKDDVKKAVLRHLKTAVKNQMVEVGRELNDDEVLELVAKQIKQRKDSIEQYTSAGRQDLAETEAVEVEALQDYMPPELTPEELGAAVDKAIADVGASSMQDMGKVMQAIMQAYKGQVDGKALSGLVRSRLAS, encoded by the coding sequence ATGACTCTCCTTGAGCAGATCGAAAAAGATTATATTGTGGCTTACAAAGCCAAGGATGACGTAAAAAAAGCTGTGTTGAGACACCTCAAGACAGCGGTCAAGAACCAGATGGTCGAAGTAGGCCGTGAGCTGAATGACGACGAGGTTCTTGAACTTGTAGCCAAGCAGATAAAGCAGCGCAAAGACTCAATTGAGCAGTATACGAGTGCCGGCCGGCAGGATCTGGCTGAAACCGAGGCTGTTGAAGTTGAAGCGTTGCAGGATTATATGCCTCCTGAACTTACTCCTGAAGAGCTTGGAGCAGCTGTTGATAAGGCTATTGCTGATGTCGGAGCTTCTTCAATGCAGGATATGGGTAAAGTTATGCAGGCTATTATGCAGGCTTACAAGGGACAGGTGGATGGAAAGGCTTTAAGTGGCCTTGTTCGTTCCCGTCTCGCATCCTGA
- a CDS encoding HU family DNA-binding protein has protein sequence MAGAFYCAAITYSRFKEEGLMTKAELVVKIAEKANITKADAERCLNCFLDTVEETLVNEGKLTLTGFGTFQVDERKERVGRNPRSGEEIKIPACKVVKFRPGKLLKDAVK, from the coding sequence ATGGCAGGCGCATTTTATTGCGCCGCTATAACTTATTCCCGTTTTAAGGAGGAAGGACTGATGACTAAGGCTGAACTGGTTGTAAAGATTGCGGAGAAAGCAAACATTACAAAAGCTGATGCTGAACGCTGTCTTAACTGTTTTCTTGATACCGTCGAGGAAACTCTGGTTAATGAAGGTAAGCTTACTCTTACCGGATTTGGAACTTTTCAGGTAGATGAAAGAAAAGAACGTGTTGGCCGCAATCCCCGTTCCGGTGAAGAAATTAAGATTCCCGCATGCAAGGTTGTTAAATTCCGTCCCGGAAAGCTTCTTAAAGACGCTGTAAAGTAA
- the rpsU gene encoding 30S ribosomal protein S21 produces the protein MPGVYLEDSDNFEIALRRFKKQVEKAGVLSELKKRQHYEKPSVQRKKKKAAARKRLVKKMRKMAG, from the coding sequence TTGCCCGGAGTATATCTTGAAGATTCAGATAATTTCGAAATAGCTCTCCGCCGCTTTAAAAAGCAGGTAGAGAAGGCAGGCGTGCTTTCTGAACTTAAAAAACGTCAGCACTATGAAAAGCCAAGCGTTCAGCGCAAGAAGAAAAAAGCTGCAGCTCGTAAAAGGCTTGTTAAAAAAATGCGTAAAATGGCGGGTTAA
- the rsmA gene encoding 16S rRNA (adenine(1518)-N(6)/adenine(1519)-N(6))-dimethyltransferase RsmA: MSQKFRAKKSLGQNFLQNKNIARKIVDSLLISKEDRVLEIGPGQGALTEFIRLSEPRELMLLEKDYNLAPELEMKFPEAEVVQADALEFDWTSLEKDRNWKIVGNLPYNVASKLIWDIVSRSGVDMCVFMVQHEVAQRLTASCGNRQYGGLGAWVQSFCETKYLFKVPPSVFVPRPKIDSGVVRFISLPENKKPENPSGLAMLIRFCFQKRRKQLGNILKSYISSDIEEWFESEGLKLSDRPEALSPLQFQGLYNCVKNDFPLDL; this comes from the coding sequence GTGTCGCAGAAGTTCAGAGCAAAAAAAAGTTTAGGGCAGAATTTTTTGCAGAATAAAAATATTGCCCGTAAGATTGTTGATTCATTGTTAATCTCAAAAGAAGACAGAGTCCTTGAAATAGGGCCCGGTCAGGGAGCTCTGACGGAATTCATAAGACTTTCAGAACCCCGTGAATTAATGCTCTTAGAAAAAGATTACAATCTGGCCCCTGAGCTTGAAATGAAATTTCCTGAAGCTGAAGTTGTTCAGGCTGATGCTCTTGAGTTTGACTGGACCAGTCTGGAGAAAGACCGCAATTGGAAGATTGTTGGCAATCTTCCTTACAATGTGGCTTCTAAACTTATCTGGGATATTGTCAGCCGGAGCGGAGTTGATATGTGCGTTTTCATGGTTCAGCATGAAGTTGCCCAGAGGCTGACAGCTTCATGTGGTAATAGGCAGTATGGTGGTCTTGGAGCATGGGTTCAGAGTTTTTGCGAAACTAAATATCTTTTTAAAGTTCCACCGAGCGTTTTCGTGCCGAGACCCAAAATAGATTCCGGTGTGGTAAGATTTATTTCATTGCCCGAAAATAAAAAACCTGAGAATCCTTCGGGACTTGCGATGCTTATACGTTTCTGCTTTCAAAAAAGGCGTAAACAGCTGGGTAACATATTGAAATCATATATTTCTTCTGATATTGAAGAATGGTTCGAATCTGAGGGTTTGAAGCTCTCTGATCGGCCGGAAGCCTTGTCTCCTCTACAGTTTCAAGGTTTATATAATTGCGTTAAAAATGATTTCCCTCTTGACTTGTAG